TTATCCTCATTGAAGTATGGAATAAATTGACATATAAGAAAGCCTAATGATATTGATGCTTACATTACTTGCACATAATTTctcaaaaagaaacagaaattaTAAGTacatctgaaagaaaaaacagtatTATAAGTTTCTTCCTTAAGCTTATCAAGCTAGGGTTATAGCTGAGAGCACTGCATATTAAACATATCAATCATTAACTTGTCTaattatacacacaaaatacaacTCAGGGGAGACTACTTTGAGTTCCGGCACACTAAGGGGGGATAACCATGTACATAAGAAACGAGCGCGACACCATGTTATCACACCATGTCACTGCTTGTGACCAActcatgtttttctttcctaTTTGACTTATGCCATGAAACAGATCTTTAAAGGATATTGAAAATTTGACCAAACAGGATCTAAAATGAATGCATGCCTGGTTTATACAAATCTAATTTTACTGTAATTAATTGCTTCTTCTTGTAATTTACCCACCTCACTAATTAGTCCCCTCTTCCTCAGATTCAGGACGTATTTTGACTTTGTCTCCAGGTGGCGCTTTACTTCAATTAACTCCACCTGCAGGGAAACAAGCCAAagtttatatatgcatgtacatgtgcatggttGTGGCGAATGGCCGTTCAACCTAGCAATATTAATGTGAGGTAGAAAGCTGTTATGGCCTAGCatcacaaaacttcatcaatcagtttttttcaaaaattggaaaatgtttacaaattttatattgttttgtaatAGAGTTTTCCCGCAGCCCAAATTTTATCATAGCTCATTGTtaacttttccaaaaatatgAAAGCATCAGTGGAAAAATATGTCCAGCTTTATTTTTCAAAAGACTCCTTTTTTTGAATTTTCCTTGAAACAATTTTCTCTCTCAAAATCTTtcagtttataaaaaaaaacaataataaaataaataaaaaaataataataataatccgaatACCTGACCTTAACTTTTTGACAAAACAGGGTTAGGTCAGGTTGATTATAAGCACTAAAGATGTAACAAGCTTTTGCCTGCTAACCACACCTGGACATATCAGAATTTAATACTATGCACACACTTAGAAAATCCCAGCAAAGTGTTGTTGGCCGTGAAGTGTATCTAGGGTATAATTAATAACTGGGTCAGCTGACCTTGCTGTAAGACTTATTGTCAGAAGCCAGCAGCTGAGTCCAGGCTCCGTACAACACCTCGATCGTGTATTCCTCCGCTGAATCAAATAGTTCCTCAAAGGGCGGGTCGAGCTGACAGTACACCTGCGCCCTGATGTCTGCACTACAGCCGATGTCACGGGGCGCACCACCCACAATGTACAACGAGAAGATTATCTACGAGAAACAGGTCAAGGATGATTATTATAACCTGACTATTAAAGCAGACATCAAAGTATTCATGCTAACAACACTTCATCAGCACAGGTGAGTTTATACTCAAacttcaaataaatgtaacttaGCCATGTTGTGTCCACCTTAAAGTATTCTCAGGAAAAATCAACACAGGATAGATTCTTGGAAATAAACTCTAAAATGAAGATTATGaagatttaaaagaaatgaaggaAGTTATTATTTCAGATGAATTTCAACATTTCCACCAcacagagttgttttgacagctatcgaAAATAACTCTCCAGACTGACCATAGAGGCCTTATATATACTGTAGATTTCATAAGTTCATAAGCTTTTTTGTACTTCTATATGTTAGGACACTTCCACAACTTAGgattaagaaagaaaaagccAGTGTTCTATGTATCCTTTTAGGAATAACAGTCAGACAATATACCCCAGAAATGTTGGGATAAACTAAGTCCTccaattatattatatataattatgacATTTAAAGATGAAGACATTTCGCACCTTGGCCTTTCGTTGTACAGCGGCATGGTCTAGGGATTGGCTACAAAAAGCCTGGTGGTACTCTTGAACTGCACACCAAAACTTTAGATTATTTCTCCACAACTAAATAAcacgaaacaaaaacaaaatatttactatCTGGATGATTGGTAACAAAcactttcaaagtttcaaaagtattttaacaatatgaatattacaggtacaagtctgatacttactgaaaggcaataatttgagctattcttcaTTGGTAAATATCGAAAGTCTGATTTGATTTGCAAATGTTggttttttgccaaaaattcttcttcatgtaaaactgttaatttaatttaataaccACCCACACTGTTGTTACTCTTCTCCACAAATCTTTTGAAGAACCCCCCAGAGCCTCTCTCATGGTGTAGAGCCTGTAACAGACACTCCATCCTCTGACCCCCCAGGAATACGGAGCTGGCCTGACTGGAGGAGCTGCGGCTGCTACTGCTCCTGGAACTCCTGGCTGAACTGCAACGAGATGCAGACTTATCTCCCTTCCCACCACTCTCCTCTCTCGGACTCTCATTCGTCAGGCTCGACCTCCCCTCTGTTACACTGGATAGTGCAGACTTTGTTCTGATGGAACAGGCTGTTTTGGGTCTGaaattaaacaagtatcaaCTTTGAAATATTCCACAAAGTACACTGTTTACTgctttgattgatttattctgaTTTCATTCTTGCTTCATACCAAACTCAAAAATCTTTCACTTTATAAGATGGCCGTCAgctttaagggtggaggaaaaaaaaaactgacgtGACAAGTACCACCTGTAGGCACTGACCCTTGGCAAATTACTAACAAACCTTCCCATATATGATGATaccagagatacatgtacgcACACCATACTGGAGCAAGACAAGTGGTTTCCCAAAAATGTTGGCCTGTGCAATGGTCAATATGTTTGTGACTGAAAGAAAAGTGTCTTTCACCACTTGGTCCACTCCAACAGTTAGACTGAGAGACACAGTATAGGAAAATGACAGaatttcattcattgttcttGTCCAACTTGACCAAGAATGATGcagacatttaaaatacaagtaccTTCTGTCCCTGGAAACTGGCTTTGACGTAGGAGGTGTAGGTAGCTTTTTTTTCCCGGATGGAAGTTGTGGCAAAGATCTTTCCGGTTTTTTTTTGACGTCACTTGTTTGATTGGCGATGTCTTTTCCCTTGCCCATATTAAACGCCCTCTGGATTTTCTCAATGGCAGCACTAGAATAAGTTCGCCTCATTCCCACCGGGGGTGAGGTTTTCAACTCAGTCTGCTCCTGCATTTCTGCGGAACCTTCACTGGGTGTCCTCTGCAGAGAAGCAAATTGCATCATtgggtttgatttatttatttacctaataAAGTATACGTTTAAGGGTTTAATATTGTTGTGTAACCCGTAACCTCATCAAATCCCTCAAATGTGCGAGGAATCGCGACAAACATCAAGACGAAGATGTTAAAATTTATTCTACCCTcaagaatgaagaaaatgtcgcaaaaaatgcaatatttcaTGTAGCCGTTCACTCCCTCCACAGATGTCATGCATTTTAGGCCAATACCACGGAACTCAGATTGGAATGTATTGAAACAAATCTTTCTTTTTCCACCACATGGCgctgtgtgtaaaatattaaatatgtacaaacaaaagcaatgtctataaactgtgtgaaataacacttttatcactgaaggaaattccgatagttCACATCTATGTTAATCATAAAAGCAAGTCTAACAAGTAAACACaattcttttatttatacaaataaacagCATAAGATAATATTATTGATGAACACAAATGTACTGGCTGGTATGTTGTATGATGCATTCTGTGTtttttgaaaggtcatctctaatCAATATGTACTAAGTACacgtatatttgcacacggcccaTAACCAACAGCCTGGTAGAATTATTCATTATAGAAGAGAAGCTGTTGGTACAAATGCCTACCTCTGTCACCTGTCTGATGCGAGGATGACAAGATTTTGGCCTCAGCGGTAACAGTGCACCCTTTGTTACTGCATTCACTGGTCGAACATGTTCACGAGCCTGCAGTTCCCCCTGGTATTGGAGTTTCTTTGCTGTCATTGGTCGTTCTTGTTGGAGCAGATATCTCCGAGCCCTGAAAGACAGAAGTTATAACATTGATTCTGTCCAGAAATAATTCAGTAATAATTCAGTATTATTTCAAACTTGTTTACAGGagataatacaaaaaaacatgataatCCACATATTAAATTCTTTCCGATCTGGATGTTTTTAACAGTTTCccgtttttcaaggctttccaatcGTGTAACTAAATCTTCAACAGGAACAGTTCTGGAGATAGTTTACATTTTCCATAAATTAgatgagttttatttttatactttgctaaagacattaaaataaagatttattatgcctgtaaaacaaaaattatataatGGACACAGCCTAACTGCAGATTTTTGCCAAATTTTAAGCCATTATTACACTCACCAGTATGTCACCAGGGGTTCTGCTACTTTTGTCTGAATGCTCTTCAGCTTTTGGGGTGTCCAGCCTTCTGGTTGGCTCAGCCCAAATTTTGCTGTCATTTCATTGGTTAGAGGGTAGATGGCAGATGGAGACTGATACTTCTCACGTAATTTATGTGCATACCTGAAGTCAATTTAAGGAAGTCAACgcttaaatatgcaaatttcccACAATATGGACAAAACTCATTACTTTTTTCCCACAGTTGCTCACAGACTGGCAAACAAGGAAAACACAACCTTCATAGCAGAGGTAACAAATATTTATCTTAAACAAGGGCTTGTCATGAGTTGAatttaaacatgaaaatgaagaaaaatgaatacacatattcaaatatacactgtaaatgtctGTATTAAACCCATAAGCATATggcagatatacactgtaaatgtctGTATTAAACACATAAGCATACGgcaaatatacactgtaaatgccTGTATTAAACACATAAGCATACGgcaaatatacactgtaaatgtctGCATTAAACACGTAAGAAAATGCATTTTGGGGGGAATGTAACAATGAAGTGAAAGTCAATGTTTTCAAACAGttaacaacatacatacattagaAAAAGCAATCTAGCTAAATGGAATTTCCACTGGTAAAAGTTTTTCAAACCTGCAAGAATTCAAGGCATAAACTTACTTAATTTGACACTGAGGATCAGtcatgtgaaaacatttgtcGATATCAAGCCATAGGTTCCAGTAGATCTCTCCATGGGTGCCAGCAATGAAACTCTTAAACTCCTCAATTCCCTTTTTACTCGACAAACCCATCACCTTTGGTTTTGGTCGTCTGAAAAATGTGTCCTGCTCCTCAAAATCATCCTCGCTATCTAACAAGGAATCGGCGTCGCTGTCTTCGGACTTTGGCTTACAGTTCAACGATGCAGGTTTCTCTGGCTGCCTGTTTTCATCCAAATCGATATCAAAGCTGTCAAAATCATTCACATTAATGTTCATATGTTCCTCACTTGGATACACCTTACCGATTTCTGGGATTCTTTGAGCTTTCTTAAACTCCATTTTCCTGACATCGGCGAAAATTTTGGCCAGCGTGTCTCCCACAATGACGCTGCTCAATTCATCAATGCTTTTAATGACTCCGGTACTTGTCTTTTGATTGGTGGAactttgtaatgtttttgttGATTGACTGGTGCTCACTGTACCAAACTTTGTATCTGCCACATCATCATCTCTGTCAGTATCAATGTCCCCAACGCCGGACTCTGAGTCTGTGCTTTCCCCTTTATGGTGGGGCATATACACCACACCTCTGGGCACATCCGCTCCAGAAATGGAACAGATGGGTTCCGAGGGCCGTGGGGTACAAGGTTTTAGGATGCGGCTTGATGCCCCGCCCTCCTCCTCCTCGATGGAAGCCACGCTGCTGGCGTAAGCACTGATGTTAAGGGTACTGCCAAACACAGACCCCCGGGTAGAACTCCCGATGCCACTGTCCCTGCCGTAACGGTCATCAGATGTGCTGAGAGCGCTAAGTGGGCGCGCGCTGTATGGGCGAATTCTGCGGGCACTCCCACTGGGGCAGGGAGTTACCATGCCTATAGCACTGCTGGGGCGGGTGGACGTGACGAAGGTGGGGTCTGTGTCCTGGGCGAGCTTAGCGGAGGAGAACCATGCCTCGGATATCGTAGAACTGGTATTACCCATACAAACATACAGCTTCTTCTTTAGCGTTTCCAGGGGATCGACCTTAACCTCTTTGGGTTCCTCGGCACGTGCCTTGGCCTGGTGGCTGACATCAATCTTCAGAGAGACATACTGGCCATGCGAACCTGTCAGCTGGACCTGAGCTAAGATGTTAGCCAAGCGGTACTCTAGGTAGCACTGGCTCTCCAGAAAGAGAGGCATCCGCTCTGCCTTTATCCAGTGGATACCTTGCTCCTTGTTTAGGGTCTAAAGCGCAAAAACAAGAGCAGATCAAGCATTACAGaattcatgaaaattaattacaGTACAccaagattatgtttttaaagaaaattttaaaataaatttttggttTTCAAATAATAGCACTATTTTATGCACTTATACCACTATATACCTATTATATAGGTATCAGTGGGATATCACAACAACTCTGAAAATAGTTACCTGTGATTGATGTCCTACCTGTACACTAAAGGTAGTGTTGATTTCTGACCTGCTAGTTTCTGGGGGATCTTCTATAGGTATCAGCAAGATGTCACAATAACTGTGAAAATGGTTACCTGTGACTGATGACTTACCTGTACACTAAAGGTAGTGTTGATTTCTGGACTGCTGGTTTCTAGGGGGTCTTCTATAAGTATCAGCAAGATGTCACTATAACTATCAACATGGTTACCTGTAATTGATGACTTACCTGTACACTAAAGGTAGTGTTATTTCCTGACTGCTGGTTTCTGGGGGATCTTCTATAGGTATCAGCAAGATGTCACAATAACTATCAACATGGTTACCTGTGATTGATGACTTACCTGTACACTAAAGGTAGTGTTTATTTCCTGACTGCTGGTTTCTGGGGGGGGCTCTTCTATAGGTATCAGCAAGATGTCACAATAACTATCAACATGGTTACCTGTGATTGATGACTTACCTGTAAACTAAAGGTAGTGTTTATTTCCTGACTGCTGGTTTCTGGGGGGGATCTTCTATAGGTATCAATGGGATGTCACAATAACTATCAACATGGTTACCTGTAACTGATGACTTACCTGTACACTAAAGGTAGTGTTGATTTCTGGACTGCTGGTTTCTGGGGGGTCTTCTATAGGTATCAATGGGATGTCACTATAACTGTGGTTTTTGGTCACCATGTAGATCTTGGGCTTTCTCTGCTGAGCCCTAACCACAGTTTTAATCTGACGTGCCAGTTCTTTCTTGGCCTTACTGACCACTTCAAAGCCACCGGTCTCCGCATTAAAGCATACTGGTTCAGGAAAGGACTGAAATGGCCAACGTCAGTTTAGATATTTTCATGGGTTACAATCAATCCTGTACAATtacttaaaacagttttatgtccatattttttttttttttttttgactgctgttttacgcagtactcaagaatacttcacttatatgacagcgaccagcattatggtgagtggaaacccgGCGAAGcacggggggaaacccacaaccatccgcaggttgctgacagaccttcccacataccaccagagaggaagccatcatgagtgTTTTATGTGTGTAAGTTATAGCTACCTGTGACTGATATACAATCatgttttaagacatttttttttattatgtatgAAACATTCCAAACATAAACATCTGAATAAAGATATTTGCTTCAATCActtgttaatttcatgttttcttggATGTTCAAATGCCAATCAACCACACTGCATATAACAGCAGTTTAACAACCAAAGGTGATAtcaattatatttttgtgttttatggacgagctaaaaatggaataaaaataaaaccgatagtccttcattttattttgcccAACTTGAAtgtttttcatgattttatgaTTATCAATGCTTTTTTATAacataaacatgtttttaaCAGGAAGAATTGCtgggccatgtacatgtacatctcccaaaaaatacatctacatcatttctcagttttattttttgtattttgatacTTTCCTCTGGCTTTGAAACAGATTCAAGCTgtcagtaaaacaaaaattttcactGACGTGGCCAAAGtactacttatttatttgactggtgttttacgccgtactcaagggtatttcacttatatgctgGCGGCCAGCAGTGCTGTTGGAGGAagccgggcaaagcccaggggaaacccacgaccatccgcaggttgctggtataCCTTCCTACATaccgccagagaggaagctagcacgagttggacttgaactcacagctgctgcattggtgggaggctcagGGTCATTGCGTCGTGGTGGCATGCCAAACCTTTctgccatggaggccccccaaaTTGCTATTTACCAAGTTGtccatatacatttacataaaacctggtgtcatatatacatttatgaagtTTGTTTGAAACTTTTCCTCTGTAAATGAGATACACGTAGATTTAATATAAGGTTTTCTTACAGTCTTTGAAAACTTTCTTTGAGATGCGCTGATTGCAGTTTCACTGAGTGTAAATATCTAAttaatattgcatttataataatagaatatgCATAATGACCCCTTATATTTCATTATATGGCATATCAATTGTATGTTTTATTAATGTTAAAGCAAATTATTAAAGGTGAATTTTTTTCAGAGCACGATGTCCTGAGGTCAATTTTTTTATAAACGAGACTAGGTGAACGCCAAAGCAATACAGTCCTATTTTTAtttagtaggcctacacatagaCAGAAATCGGCATATCATGTTACCACGGCAACAGCCGAATGGCACAACACATCCTCAACTTCGTATCTTTGAACccaccaaaaaattaaaatgtattaaagaTTAAGTTACcggtttttaaaattttctgcaTACAGAACAAATTATACTTACTGGTAATGCCAGGAAAGTGTTGAAGTAGTCGACAAACATGTCATCTGTGGCCAAGAAATCTTCCTGTCAACAAAAATACGACATGCACTTAAAGGAAAACATCTTTAAAACTTGAAGTATGCATCTCTGAAtagacaacttaaaactatacatatatgtattttttttttttgatttttgtgaaaagagttaaagttGCTCAAACACTAGGAATCTAAGgtaggctttatggaccatactatcagaggttaagAACtctgacactgaatgttggaataattctttttatccatgagtgaaagattactgaaataaagttcccaaaaatttcttccttctgatgaaaatcaagaaaaaaaaggtgatgtgacatcagagttcctagatactgtcagtatggcccATAATGCCCaacatagttttcaaatatttgaatacctttcaacactcttaaaaaaatctgaaaaaataaatgaaagtatttgtaagcatagttttcagttatcTTTATGATGAACTTCACATcatattttatctttcttttactTCAGC
Above is a window of Liolophura sinensis isolate JHLJ2023 chromosome 7, CUHK_Ljap_v2, whole genome shotgun sequence DNA encoding:
- the LOC135469760 gene encoding regulator of G-protein signaling 22-like isoform X2 — translated: METIVVKLDPQTVEQDDLEDFLATDDMFVDYFNTFLALPSFPEPVCFNAETGGFEVVSKAKKELARQIKTVVRAQQRKPKIYMVTKNHSYSDIPLIPIEDPPETSSPEINTTFSVQTLNKEQGIHWIKAERMPLFLESQCYLEYRLANILAQVQLTGSHGQYVSLKIDVSHQAKARAEEPKEVKVDPLETLKKKLYVCMGNTSSTISEAWFSSAKLAQDTDPTFVTSTRPSSAIGMVTPCPSGSARRIRPYSARPLSALSTSDDRYGRDSGIGSSTRGSVFGSTLNISAYASSVASIEEEEGGASSRILKPCTPRPSEPICSISGADVPRGVVYMPHHKGESTDSESGVGDIDTDRDDDVADTKFGTVSTSQSTKTLQSSTNQKTSTGVIKSIDELSSVIVGDTLAKIFADVRKMEFKKAQRIPEIGKVYPSEEHMNINVNDFDSFDIDLDENRQPEKPASLNCKPKSEDSDADSLLDSEDDFEEQDTFFRRPKPKVMGLSSKKGIEEFKSFIAGTHGEIYWNLWLDIDKCFHMTDPQCQIKYAHKLREKYQSPSAIYPLTNEMTAKFGLSQPEGWTPQKLKSIQTKVAEPLVTYWARRYLLQQERPMTAKKLQYQGELQAREHVRPVNAVTKGALLPLRPKSCHPRIRQVTERTPSEGSAEMQEQTELKTSPPVGMRRTYSSAAIEKIQRAFNMGKGKDIANQTSDVKKKPERSLPQLPSGKKKLPTPPTSKPVSRDRRPKTACSIRTKSALSSVTEGRSSLTNESPREESGGKGDKSASRCSSARSSRSSSSRSSSSQASSVFLGGQRMECLLQALHHERGSGGFFKRFVEKSNNSLWRNNLKFWCAVQEYHQAFCSQSLDHAAVQRKAKIIFSLYIVGGAPRDIGCSADIRAQVYCQLDPPFEELFDSAEEYTIEVLYGAWTQLLASDNKSYSKVELIEVKRHLETKSKYVLNLRKRGLISERVLTPEDPMEGYEDPVYDESLLEKIPEEFRDYSLDKLIHNRLELEQFRQFLNANYASMDLMCWMEIESFRRLPHTEEKKRDAKAKDINAKYLNKKYFFGANSPAGKEGQDKVIEVGGGWGKLLEDRPPNPVLLEAQKYVQERLEKKWLPQFLALPEFMERQKPVQTMDNVIDDVIVQKRHKSQAVLKMLESRWVTSSGDIMTFRKALLNPITSLQFRRYISIKGDSLENDVLFWLEVQKYKELHHTNTDDSTLLHKINAIINCFLDSPIPPSLQVDIPQETADKIIDRKYEKGPYLFRDAQLIVFRVLFSHWNEFCEYRTNLAPDKVLPTIERQRRRVKKKERERQQRLEEQREKQILKRKEAARRQALGLPLEGDYDEPDNFHDPFATKAEGSEVGDDPGSAAGKDSISWTYSQYMAALQAEDILNHLDESSLSSFTETGSLKPLEKDRLSGSAQTDTLTKADNKSESPPSSKRSKKDFKSGPNSLLDKEKNNKPGGLKTDREARSDRSFATSRSGRTTKIEAGKSASLPKPMAKTEASLTLTVPGSRRKHSLSRDGPTT
- the LOC135469760 gene encoding regulator of G-protein signaling 22-like isoform X1 — its product is METIVVKLDPQTVEQDDLEDFLATDDMFVDYFNTFLALPSFPEPVCFNAETGGFEVVSKAKKELARQIKTVVRAQQRKPKIYMVTKNHSYSDIPLIPIEDPPETSSPEINTTFSVQTLNKEQGIHWIKAERMPLFLESQCYLEYRLANILAQVQLTGSHGQYVSLKIDVSHQAKARAEEPKEVKVDPLETLKKKLYVCMGNTSSTISEAWFSSAKLAQDTDPTFVTSTRPSSAIGMVTPCPSGSARRIRPYSARPLSALSTSDDRYGRDSGIGSSTRGSVFGSTLNISAYASSVASIEEEEGGASSRILKPCTPRPSEPICSISGADVPRGVVYMPHHKGESTDSESGVGDIDTDRDDDVADTKFGTVSTSQSTKTLQSSTNQKTSTGVIKSIDELSSVIVGDTLAKIFADVRKMEFKKAQRIPEIGKVYPSEEHMNINVNDFDSFDIDLDENRQPEKPASLNCKPKSEDSDADSLLDSEDDFEEQDTFFRRPKPKVMGLSSKKGIEEFKSFIAGTHGEIYWNLWLDIDKCFHMTDPQCQIKYAHKLREKYQSPSAIYPLTNEMTAKFGLSQPEGWTPQKLKSIQTKVAEPLVTYWARRYLLQQERPMTAKKLQYQGELQAREHVRPVNAVTKGALLPLRPKSCHPRIRQVTERTPSEGSAEMQEQTELKTSPPVGMRRTYSSAAIEKIQRAFNMGKGKDIANQTSDVKKKPERSLPQLPSGKKKLPTPPTSKPVSRDRRPKTACSIRTKSALSSVTEGRSSLTNESPREESGGKGDKSASRCSSARSSRSSSSRSSSSQASSVFLGGQRMECLLQALHHERGSGGFFKRFVEKSNNSLWRNNLKFWCAVQEYHQAFCSQSLDHAAVQRKAKIIFSLYIVGGAPRDIGCSADIRAQVYCQLDPPFEELFDSAEEYTIEVLYGAWTQLLASDNKSYSKVELIEVKRHLETKSKYVLNLRKRGLISERVLTPEDPMEGYEDPVYDESLLEKIPEEFRDYSLDKLIHNRLELEQFRQFLNANYASMDLMCWMEIESFRRLPHTEEKKRDAKAKDINAKYLNKKYFFGANSPAGKEGQDKVIEVGGGWGKLLEDRPPNPVLLEAQKYVQERLEKKWLPQFLALPEFMERQKPVQTMDNVIDDVIVQKRHKSQAVLKDLGSDCSDSDLSDMLEELTSTDHSSQMLESRWVTSSGDIMTFRKALLNPITSLQFRRYISIKGDSLENDVLFWLEVQKYKELHHTNTDDSTLLHKINAIINCFLDSPIPPSLQVDIPQETADKIIDRKYEKGPYLFRDAQLIVFRVLFSHWNEFCEYRTNLAPDKVLPTIERQRRRVKKKERERQQRLEEQREKQILKRKEAARRQALGLPLEGDYDEPDNFHDPFATKAEGSEVGDDPGSAAGKDSISWTYSQYMAALQAEDILNHLDESSLSSFTETGSLKPLEKDRLSGSAQTDTLTKADNKSESPPSSKRSKKDFKSGPNSLLDKEKNNKPGGLKTDREARSDRSFATSRSGRTTKIEAGKSASLPKPMAKTEASLTLTVPGSRRKHSLSRDGPTT
- the LOC135469760 gene encoding regulator of G-protein signaling 22-like isoform X3 gives rise to the protein MFVDYFNTFLALPSFPEPVCFNAETGGFEVVSKAKKELARQIKTVVRAQQRKPKIYMVTKNHSYSDIPLIPIEDPPETSSPEINTTFSVQTLNKEQGIHWIKAERMPLFLESQCYLEYRLANILAQVQLTGSHGQYVSLKIDVSHQAKARAEEPKEVKVDPLETLKKKLYVCMGNTSSTISEAWFSSAKLAQDTDPTFVTSTRPSSAIGMVTPCPSGSARRIRPYSARPLSALSTSDDRYGRDSGIGSSTRGSVFGSTLNISAYASSVASIEEEEGGASSRILKPCTPRPSEPICSISGADVPRGVVYMPHHKGESTDSESGVGDIDTDRDDDVADTKFGTVSTSQSTKTLQSSTNQKTSTGVIKSIDELSSVIVGDTLAKIFADVRKMEFKKAQRIPEIGKVYPSEEHMNINVNDFDSFDIDLDENRQPEKPASLNCKPKSEDSDADSLLDSEDDFEEQDTFFRRPKPKVMGLSSKKGIEEFKSFIAGTHGEIYWNLWLDIDKCFHMTDPQCQIKYAHKLREKYQSPSAIYPLTNEMTAKFGLSQPEGWTPQKLKSIQTKVAEPLVTYWARRYLLQQERPMTAKKLQYQGELQAREHVRPVNAVTKGALLPLRPKSCHPRIRQVTERTPSEGSAEMQEQTELKTSPPVGMRRTYSSAAIEKIQRAFNMGKGKDIANQTSDVKKKPERSLPQLPSGKKKLPTPPTSKPVSRDRRPKTACSIRTKSALSSVTEGRSSLTNESPREESGGKGDKSASRCSSARSSRSSSSRSSSSQASSVFLGGQRMECLLQALHHERGSGGFFKRFVEKSNNSLWRNNLKFWCAVQEYHQAFCSQSLDHAAVQRKAKIIFSLYIVGGAPRDIGCSADIRAQVYCQLDPPFEELFDSAEEYTIEVLYGAWTQLLASDNKSYSKVELIEVKRHLETKSKYVLNLRKRGLISERVLTPEDPMEGYEDPVYDESLLEKIPEEFRDYSLDKLIHNRLELEQFRQFLNANYASMDLMCWMEIESFRRLPHTEEKKRDAKAKDINAKYLNKKYFFGANSPAGKEGQDKVIEVGGGWGKLLEDRPPNPVLLEAQKYVQERLEKKWLPQFLALPEFMERQKPVQTMDNVIDDVIVQKRHKSQAVLKDLGSDCSDSDLSDMLEELTSTDHSSQMLESRWVTSSGDIMTFRKALLNPITSLQFRRYISIKGDSLENDVLFWLEVQKYKELHHTNTDDSTLLHKINAIINCFLDSPIPPSLQVDIPQETADKIIDRKYEKGPYLFRDAQLIVFRVLFSHWNEFCEYRTNLAPDKVLPTIERQRRRVKKKERERQQRLEEQREKQILKRKEAARRQALGLPLEGDYDEPDNFHDPFATKAEGSEVGDDPGSAAGKDSISWTYSQYMAALQAEDILNHLDESSLSSFTETGSLKPLEKDRLSGSAQTDTLTKADNKSESPPSSKRSKKDFKSGPNSLLDKEKNNKPGGLKTDREARSDRSFATSRSGRTTKIEAGKSASLPKPMAKTEASLTLTVPGSRRKHSLSRDGPTT